From a single Paramormyrops kingsleyae isolate MSU_618 chromosome 14, PKINGS_0.4, whole genome shotgun sequence genomic region:
- the LOC140578358 gene encoding uncharacterized protein → MKEFLGTFDKFMTAIDNQSGEIRTNEGAVSHISDDQSNSLFSYLTGVVYDYDCCQKYIDRAWPGASFICSVNMEAPRQVQQQLPARGRGGRRRGRVRMRGGIGGRGRGARRHHDVPDEIRATLIDHVINHRLTMAEAGRRVQPNVPRSTVSSIIQTFHRENRIGRQPQVGGRRKLLNEQQEREICNMVIANNAITLRQIRNAILLDNVMFQNINSISISTIDRVLKKHQMTMKQIYRVPFERNSDRVKELRYQYVHRIMALEGNETPHILVFVDEAGFNLAKGRRHGRNIIGHRATVDVPGQRGANITMCAAISERGVATHIPSLGPYNTQKLLNFLDHLYTDLIPENERGEEGPQLPHYVIVWDNVNFHRGPRIRTWFTTHPRMLMEFLPPYSPFLNPIEEFFSAWRWRVYEHQAQDQRALLHAMDAACEDITGDQCRGWLRHSRSFFPRCIARENIRCDVDENLWPNGEQRVDGQEDEDGGQEREGDNGDH, encoded by the exons ATGAAAGAATTTCTTGGAACATTTGATAAATTTATGACAGCAATTGACAATCAATCAGGTGAAATTAGAACTAACGAAGGAGCAGTTTCCCACATCTCAGATGACCAATCAAACAGTTTGTTTAGTTACCTGACAGGTGTTGTCTATGATTATGACTGCTGCCAAAAGTATATAGACAGAGCTTGGCCCGGGGCCAGTTTCATTTGCAGTGTGAACATGGAAGCACCTCGCCAAGTACAACAGCAACTTCCTGctcgaggaagaggaggaagaagaagaggaagagtgAGAATGCGTGGAGGAATAGGGGGAAGAGGCCGAGGAGCACGGAGGCACCATGATGTCCCAGATGAAATCCGGGCCACCCTTATTGACCACGTTATAAACCATCGCCTCACAATGGCAGAGGCAGGTCGCCGAGTGCAGCCTAATGTGCCTCGGTCTACAGTCTCCTCCATCATCCAAACCTTTCACAGGGAAAACAG GATTGGACGACAGCCTCAAGTGGGTGGCAGAAGAAAACTTCTAAATGAACAACAAGAACGAGAAATATGCAACATGGTCATTGCAAATAATGCCATCACACTGAGACAGATTCGTAATGCAATCCTTCTAGACAATGTAATGTTCCAAAATATAAACTCTATCAGCATCTCCACAATAGACCGGGTATTGAAGAAACATCAGATGACCATGAAACAGATTTACAGGGTACCATTTGAGAGAAACTCTGACAGAGTGAAAGAGCTGCGGTACCAGTATGTGCAT AGAATAATGGCATTAGAAGGCAACGAAACCCCTCACATCCTAGTGTTCGTTGATGAAGCTGGCTTCAACCTGGCCAAAGGTCGAAGGCATGGCCGTAACATCATTGGCCACCGAGCCACTGTGGATGTCCCAGGCCAGCGAGGAGCAAATATAACAATGTGTGCCGCTATATCAGAAAGAGGTGTGGCCACACACATTCCCAGTTTAGGGCCCTACAATACACAAAAGCTCCTCAATTTTTTGGACCACCTTTATACTGATCTGATCCCGGAAAATGAGAGAGGTGAAGAAGGACCTCAGCTACCACATTATGTCATTGTGTGGGATAATGTGAACTTCCACCGTGGCCCACGCATCAGAACCTGGTTCACCACCCATCCCCGGATGCTAATGGAGTTTCTTCCACCTTACTCTCCTTTCCTAAATCCTATTGAGGAGTTTTTTTCAGCTTGGAGGTGGAGGGTGTATGAGCATCAGGCTCAAGACCAGAGGGCCCTGCTGCATGCAATGGATGCTGCATGTGAGGACATCACAGGGGATCAATGTAGGGGATGGCTGAGACATTCACGCAGTTTCTTCCCTCGCTGCATCGCAAGAGAAAATATCCGTTGCGATGTGGATGAGAATTTATGGCCTAACGGAGAGCAGCGCGTCGATGgccaggaggatgaggatggtgGCCAGGAAAGAGAGGGTGACAATGGCGACCACTGA